The DNA window TTGGTCTGGCGCGATGCTCCGTCTGGAAGGAAGGGATTGAAGCAGAGCTGCCTCCTGGCGGAAAGGACGGTGCAATGGGGCCGGGGGCTGCAGTCGGGGTTGGaacggggggaagggagggttggTTTGTAATCAGACTTCCGGCGAGTCCGTCTGTaccggcagggcagggcacggACTTGCTTTCTCTCCGTAACGTCCCTCTTGTCTCCAGGCAAACAGCGAGCTCCCGAAGCTGAGCCGAGAGGAGCAGCGAGGTAGAGGAGCCCTGCTCCAGGATATCTGCAAAGGGCCCAGACTGAAAAAGGTGACGCAGGTCAATGACCGGAGCGCTCCAGTCCTAGAGAGTGAGTATCCCGGAGTTTTGGGTCCAACCTGCCCTGCGGTGCCACTTAGCCCCAAAGCCCCTGTCCCCCTCTAGCTGCGATTCCAGCCCCTCCCTTAGGTGCTCCTCTGAATTGCTGCATTCGTTGGGAAACTGCAGCTGCTCCGTGCTGGCCGCGTTGGTTTCTCCCCACACCGTCCCGTAGAGGCTTTTGATGCCCCATACTCCTCAGCTACAGTCCTCGTTCTGTGAACGCGCACTCGCTCCTGAGCCGAGGCCTGGGCGAATGTTGGGGCCCCAGCTGCAGACGGGACAGCCCCCGGGGAGAGCAGAGCTGCCAGTGCCCCACATACACGCCTGGCGCTGCGTAATCTGAGGCACCTGGACCTGGACCTGGACCTGGGATGCTTCAAATCGAAGCCCCAAGGGGACCCGCGGGAGGGAGGCTGCGTTAGGGGCTGAGTTTGGACCCCTCTCGTTTCAGAACccaagggaggaggaggtggtggctccggctccagctctgctgcGCTCCAGCCCAAAGGCGGCCTCTTCCAAGGGGGCCCCCCGAAGCTCAGACCCGTCGGAGCGAAGGACAACTCAGGTACCCAGGAAATAGCTCGCTGCCGTTGCTTACTGGTCACCAGCGTTTAGCCGGGTCGCGGGTCTGAAATGCTGCTGGGGTGCAGGGCGCATCACAGCACGTTCAATGCACCAGTCCCAGTGTGTTGGTGTGAGGCTCTGTCACGCCCATCGCAGCAGCTGCCCTCACTTACACAGACACAGGATACAATTACCCCACCCTCGCTAGGCTCTGGTGCCTGATCTGGTCTCAGAAGGGCTGGGGGGTTCTTACTGCATGAAACCAGGGTTACCAGGCCTGCCCAGACCGGGGGAATGGTCTGAACACAGGCCTAAGAGCCAGGCGATAATCCCAGTTTTTACAGCCATCCTGTCtgggactttgggcaagccagtgcgtccctctgtgcctcagtttccccatctgtcccaTTAAGGATAGTTTATTTCCCGGGGCGGGGTGAGGCTTCTTGTGCTTCAGGAATGGCCCTAGGTGCACCAAGTGTTACCAGAAGAAtgttactttgcatttcttctgTGCGTAACCCTGGGTTAATAAGGGCTGCTTGGGACAGGAGCCATCAGCTCCCTCCGGAGATCCCTGCGTTGCCATTCACCCGTCCTGGCGCTCTGGTGAGCCGAGCGCGCTGGCTGCAGTGTGTCCCTTCGCACCAAGCTGAGCCCATCGGTCTCCCTTAACTCCAGGCCTGGCTGGGACCTTTTCCCTCCCTTGGCAAATAACCCAGCTTTCTCTCCGTCGCAGACAGCTCCTCCGGCAAGCAATCGCTGCAGGTTCCTGGCTCCAGATCAGCAGCCCCGCGGCCCCCGGTGCCCGTGACCAACAGCCGACCTCACGATGACTCCGACAACAACCGGGCTTCCCCCCCCGAGCTTCCCCGGATGCAGAGACCCTCCTTGCCTGACCTTTCCCGCCCCAACAGCGCCAGCAGTACTGGCATGAAACACAGCTCGTCTGCCCCTCCGCCCCCGCCTCCAGGCCGCCGAGCCAacgcgccccccgccccccctccgatGCATGGCAGCAAAGCGCCTTCCTACAACCGGGAGAAGCCGTTACCGCCAACTCCAGGACAGCGGCTCCCCACGAGCCGGGAtggccccccagcaccgccccccaTCAAGCCCCCCACTTCTCCAGTGAATGTCCGAACGGGGCCAAGTTCTCAGAACCAGTCTCTagctccccctccgcccccctatCGGCAGCCCCCCGGCGTTCACAAcggcccttccagccccaccaACGAGCTGGCCCCAGAGCTGCCCCAGAGACACAACTCTTTGCATAGgaagaccccgggccccgtgAGGGGCAtggctcctcctccaccctcttcagcctccccgtCGCTCCAGAGTAATCGACCCCCTCCGCCGGCCCGAGACCCTCCGAGCAGGGGAGCAGGTAAGAGCCCCTCCAGCGcggggctagcatgtccctcagGCAGCCACGCGTGACGCTGCTGCAGGCTCCTGCTGCTTTGCGGTGGTGCAGCCGCACGGCTCCCAGGGTGTGAGGGGAGACAAGGGGGGGAGGGAGCCCCCAGTGTCTGCTGCGGGTGAGGGGCGTTGGTTAGTCAGCTCACCGATGTGTGTCTGATCCCCGAGGGGGTGCGGCCTGCGCCTGGAACTTGTCCCTTGCTTTAGAGGCCTCATCTGCAGGAGCTGCCTGGGAGACAGGCAGAGCGTCAGGGTCTGACCTCGGCCTTTCCCAGAACGACTTAAGGCAACATCCTCTCTTCTCTCTCGGGTGCCCTCGACTTCCCCCTCGCACTTGGCTCCGCGGCCGAGCGAGCGTCGGGAAAGCACGGCACTAGGATTTTAGCGTCCTCGTGGGCTGCGCCACAAGGCTGCAGCTCTACCTCGGCTGCCGCCAGCGCCGACCCCCCAGCCCTAGAATCCCTCACTTGAGTCACAGCTCCGGAGCTGGTGCGTTATTCTGTGTAATTAACCGGATTGGGAACAGGAGCTGAAACGGTCTCATTGGGGCGCTAACCAGCAGAAAGGCTCTAGTAGATACTTgccaggccctgatcctgatgcGCTCGAGCCTGGCATCTCGGCCTGCACTGGAGTCTCAGCTggcgagtgggggtggggtgggccccTGAAAATACTGGCCAGAGCCTGACAGGTGAGCTGCGTGCTGGGCTTCTGAAATGGTACCAAACAGTCTTGAGTGTGGGTTGGAGGAGGGTTAAGCCTGGCGTCctgtgcccccctctggctgCCCACTGGAGAGCTGGGCAGTGCCCTCCGAGCGGTGGAATAACCCTCCGTGCCCCATTGCTGGAGGCTGACTCCCTAGAGAGCGCTGTGACGGGCCCAGGCTGGGTGGGTGGCCGGGATGATCCAGGAGTGTCTCCCTGGCCCTAGCCTGcgtttgctggaagctgggagCGGGCGACGGGCTGGATCACTCGATGGCTGTGCtgctctgtccattccctctggagcacctggggTTGGCCGAGACCggctgctgggctggctgggccaTCGGTCTGACGGTTCCTGTGTCCTTATCTGTGCTGATCAGGGTTTCTATTgcagcgcccccgcccccgcccccactgaTGCGGAATGGTGGTCGTGacgctcccccgcccccacccccctacAGAATGCATGGGTCATCAGAGCCTCTGAGTCGAGGCAAACCTCCGCCCCCACCTACCAGGACACCGGCTGGGccgccccctccacctcccccagtGCGAAATGGGCACAGAGATTCCATCGCCACCGTGAGATCTTTCTTGGGTGAGTAGATGTTAGAGCCCAGAGAGAACCCGCATCGCCAATGCAGTCCAGATTCCAAATGGCCCTCTGGTTGGGGAGGAGCATGGAAAGATGCTGTTCTTGTAGGTCCTACGTAAACAAGGTGTGAGCCACTCCCTGCTGATGCCGCAGCAGTTCAGGAATCTTTGTGGGTGGGCATACGACTCTCCAGCAGCTTGAGCTCCTGGGTCTGTCTCTGGTACAGTGCCTCTGCTGCGGCTGTGCTCCCTGCCCTTAGCAGCCAGGTGCTTTCTTGGAAAGGGCTGACCtcgccctccccctcctccctgctatTTCTGTCCACCTGCATTACTGCAGAGGggaatcctgttccctccccccagcGCATTCGGTGCCTCATGTCTCTCTGGCCCCTGGCAGCCTGGCTTATGATACCATGTTGTGGTGTAATGTTAGCTCCTTCAGAGACGAGGGGGGATACAGTGGATGAATTTCAGGGTCTTGTAAAGGCtttgggggtggcgggaagccctGTGCTCCCTGGCCGTGGTGTCTGTGCTGGCTAGAGGGGTGGGAAACCTTCAGGAATCCCCACTCCTGCAGAGCACTGGGCTTGACTACTGAATGAAAACCTGCCGGCCTTTGGCAGTGCCAGGCGTGAGACGTGGGGCTGGGCAAACTCCCTGTGTGTCGCTCTGGTACCGGATTTCATCGGGCTGGAGTGATCAGGTTCTGGATTCACCCCCTGGCTTGATGTCAGGCGCCCCACTCAGAAAATCTAACCATGCTCGGCTGGAACTTGAGCCTCGGGAACCATTTGGCTTCTGTCTGAATCAGGCCCAGGCCCACTGGGAACAGAGAGTGAGGAGGGAGCGTGTTGCTGTTACCAGATACTGGGGCCCAGCTATTCGACGAGGCTGAGGCCTGATTTCCACTCGTGCAGCGCTCCCCGTGGCTTTGCAGCTAGTGCAGTGAATGGAGGGCCCCCGTCAACGGGATCGTGTCTCTAACTGCGTGATTAACACCC is part of the Mauremys reevesii isolate NIE-2019 linkage group 27, ASM1616193v1, whole genome shotgun sequence genome and encodes:
- the WIPF2 gene encoding WAS/WASL-interacting protein family member 2 isoform X1 gives rise to the protein MPIPPPPPPPPGPPPLPSFHQANSELPKLSREEQRGRGALLQDICKGPRLKKVTQVNDRSAPVLEKPKGGGGGGSGSSSAALQPKGGLFQGGPPKLRPVGAKDNSDSSSGKQSLQVPGSRSAAPRPPVPVTNSRPHDDSDNNRASPPELPRMQRPSLPDLSRPNSASSTGMKHSSSAPPPPPPGRRANAPPAPPPMHGSKAPSYNREKPLPPTPGQRLPTSRDGPPAPPPIKPPTSPVNVRTGPSSQNQSLAPPPPPYRQPPGVHNGPSSPTNELAPELPQRHNSLHRKTPGPVRGMAPPPPSSASPSLQSNRPPPPARDPPSRGAAPPPPPPLMRNGGRDAPPPPPPYRMHGSSEPLSRGKPPPPPTRTPAGPPPPPPPVRNGHRDSIATVRSFLDDFESKYSFHPVEDFPAPEEYKHFQRTYPSKTNRAPLKGSSFLSLSHGSRSSARKSSSIQRPVV
- the WIPF2 gene encoding WAS/WASL-interacting protein family member 2 isoform X3, whose translation is MPIPPPPPPPPGPPPLPSFHQANSELPKLSREEQRGRGALLQDICKGPRLKKVTQVNDRSAPVLEKPKGGGGGGSGSSSAALQPKGGLFQGGPPKLRPVGAKDNSDSSSGKQSLQVPGSRSAAPRPPVPVTNSRPHDDSDNNRASPPELPRMQRPSLPDLSRPNSASSTGMKHSSSAPPPPPPGRRANAPPAPPPMHGSKAPSYNREKPLPPTPGQRLPTSRDGPPAPPPIKPPTSPVNVRTGPSSQNQSLAPPPPPYRQPPGVHNGPSSPTNELAPELPQRHNSLHRKTPGPVRGMAPPPPSSASPSLQSNRPPPPARDPPSRGAAPPPPPPLMRNGGRDAPPPPPPYRMHGSSEPLSRGKPPPPPTRTPAGPPPPPPPVRNGHRDSIATVRSFLDDFESKYSFHPVEDFPAPEEYKHFQRTYPSKTNRATRGAPPLPPIPR
- the WIPF2 gene encoding WAS/WASL-interacting protein family member 2 isoform X2, with product MPIPPPPPPPPGPPPLPSFHQANSELPKLSREEQRGRGALLQDICKGPRLKKVTQVNDRSAPVLEKPKGGGGGGSGSSSAALQPKGGLFQGGPPKLRPVGAKDNSDSSSGKQSLQVPGSRSAAPRPPVPVTNSRPHDDSDNNRASPPELPRMQRPSLPDLSRPNSASSTGMKHSSSAPPPPPPGRRANAPPAPPPMHGSKAPSYNREKPLPPTPGQRLPTSRDGPPAPPPIKPPTSPVNVRTGPSSQNQSLAPPPPPYRQPPGVHNGPSSPTNELAPELPQRHNSLHRKTPGPVRGMAPPPPSSASPSLQSNRPPPPARDPPSRGAAPPPPLMRNGGRDAPPPPPPYRMHGSSEPLSRGKPPPPPTRTPAGPPPPPPPVRNGHRDSIATVRSFLDDFESKYSFHPVEDFPAPEEYKHFQRTYPSKTNRAPLKGSSFLSLSHGSRSSARKSSSIQRPVV